In Athene noctua chromosome 11, bAthNoc1.hap1.1, whole genome shotgun sequence, the sequence CTGGAAACTTAGTATGTGTTGAATGGAAGGAGTACAAAGTCTATTTTGGATGTAAGAAAGCAATAGCTCAGCCATGAACGGGCAGGTCAGAAAGGATGACAAGCAGTGGAATGAGCTATTTTACTTCCTAATAAGATAAAAGTATTTACTAACCCCATCTAAATATTGCTTTTATGTTGAGAATTCATACCTGCTCAGAGTGACAAACCAAAGTCATGTGAGAACATGATTCCATCATCATTTGCCTATCTGCCAGGGATAAGAAAACGACATATCTAAACTCAATCCCTGAAAATTAAAGTACAACTGTTAATTCTCATCTAAAATTCACCAAACAAATAGCAAACCTTGGAGCAGTTGAGTAAGAGATCATACTTTtcacatgaaaactgaaaaaggtTATTCATTTACGCACGCAAAATTGGGCTGTGTTCACTGCTAGTATAGTTCCACCAATTGTACTCTAAAGAACCACAACAGCATATCTacagggaggaaatgaaaaataataggtGTAGTTGAAGACAGAATCTTCTCCTGTGTGCAAAGTGAGGAGATGGTATCAAAACAGATATATGTTTTAACAGAACTGtagtaaattaatttcttctgcaacAGAAAAGCTTCTGCTGTGTCCCTAAAGAAAATTATGTTGCTATGTGGCAGAATGGTGTACAATGAATAGTGATTGGCCCATTATAATTAAAGTAAATGATAGTCTTCATCTCAACACCTCCATAGTAATATTTGGTatgcaaatggaagaaaagataataaaaatgtatCCTATGCCATGTACATTTATTTAACTCAGATCTTTTTGGGAAAGCCTTTGGTCAGATCCATAAACAAGACTGCTCTCGGATGGAAATCTGCAGGTGGGGCTCAGTTCTTTACTTACAGCAGCACCATACCAGAACTCGAGGCGGATGCTTGCAGCCCTGGGTATGTACTCACCATGTGTCTGTTCTCCTCATTGTTATTTTACAGTCAAACCGTCAAAACCCTTCTGCAAAATAGAAGGAACACCTGAAAAAGGCCATCTAATCTACCTCTTATGTAAATGTGAAGAAGGATTGCCTCGCCCTACCTACCACTGGTACAAAGTAGATGAGAATACCCTCAAGCCTGTGACTGAACAACTTGGTACGTAACTACAGGACTACCATACCGTGTCCAAGACCTGGAATTCCACAGTACCGGCCATTTCAAACACTGTGTATCACAAAGGGTAGTTAAAATTTATCATCCTATTTCGACAATGTCACAAAATCATAATTTCACTTATTTGAATCAACTGATAGCTGTCACAAACACAGAACATTTTTTCTattggttttaataaaaattgtgTGGCATGTTAAAGTCTTGTCTATGCCATTACTTTGAATTGTTAAAATGGGAGAAAGGTTTATGCCTTTGCATCTCCCTTCCCTTGGAATTTTAAGCGAACATACTCAGAATAAATTGAGCCAATTTGACATTCAGGTGCTAATACGTCCATCCCAAAAATCTTCAGTACTTGCTACATTTTCATTTGTGAAGTTACACTGACAATAGTATCCATGGGTGTAAAACATCAGAAGACAGACTGATCTGCAGAGTAAGGGCCTACTTCTCATGTTCTTATACTCTCCTGTAGAATCCACTGTAGTAATTTTCAAGGAAggtaaatgttttttatttaaagaatataaaaaaaacccaaatgaatgAATAATTGGAGACCTTGTTTCTAACCTCTTAATAGCTATCAGTATTACCAACTAAAGAAAACCATTTGCCTCTACAGTATACAAACTGTAATCTACCTGCTCTCTGTCCCAGATCCAAAAACTGGCATTCTTTACATTGGCAACCTCACCACCTTTGAAACTGGGTATTACCGGTGCATAGCCAGCAACGTCCTGGGGAACAGTACCTGTGAGCTCGACCTAACTGCAAAGCGTAAGTTTAATGTATGAAAGTAATCACATATTTGATGTATGATATGCACAGTTTGCAGGACGATGACAGCTGGAACAACTTTACAGCatagatttttttgaaataagAACAGAATGGGCTTTGAAGACCTCTGGAGTTTTCATCTAGGCATGCCAGAATTTACACTGGCCTAGACAACTTATTTAACTTCTCCAGCTTCATTTCCCCCTGGGAGAAGTAGCTGAGCCTGTCCCTGACTGCAGAGCCTTTACTAAGAGCCGACAGACATGGAGTTCAGAGCAATTTCTTCCAGCTAACAGTCCCACTAAGGTCTCCCCGCTCCAGAACTTACAACCATCACTGAAATGTGGCAGTACAAGGACTGGGGCACTGTAGATGTGACCACTAGCTAAAAATACCTTATCCTTATTCCCCTCAAGCAGTGATCAACCTTATCCTGACTGTTCTCAAGCAGTGGTCAACCACATCTGCATGCAGATTTTTCACATAACCAGTACATTTAAGAAGAGTCAAGCATATGTTGTACAACCAGCCACGAGAGATGCCCCTGAAATGGGTCACTCAATTACTCAGTGGTCTATAAAAAGAAGAACTAGAAGCTGTATTGAAGTGGAAATAGAAGGTTTTAGGGACTAACAAATGATCAGAGCATACGTTTTACATCTCACCTGCAAGACAGAGATAAAGACAACCTGAAATTCAGAATTTGCTTGTGAGGACTGAAGAGCAAAGGCTTTCAACTACTGCCAGTGTCAAGAGCCTAATGTCTCCCTTAGCCAGGCATAAACACAGGGTTTGTTGGGGTAGGGAGCTAACCAGCAACGCAGCAAAGGTCACAGACACACAGTTCTCTCTTTCCTAGAGAACCTCTGGGCTCCCTCCTGGAAATACAGCTGTCAGTGAGTTTTTTAGTTCTTCAAATCCAATACCTTTCTGCTAAAGGCTCCTCCACTAAATTTTTATGGGATATTGCTATAATAATAGTTCTTAAAAAGTcaagtaatcttttttctttccagattcaGACAGTGGTATTGTTGCTGGAGCATTAATTGGAGCAATTCTGGCAGCTGCCATAATTTCCATTATCGTCTGGGTCTTAACCAAGAAGGCAAAGAATAAGAAGTCATCAAGTAATGAGATGCAGTAAGAgtttgtttgcttcattttaaGACAATTATTTCTGTAAAGCACTGCTGATAATCCAGAACTGATGTAAAACGTAATTACTTTAAATATTGTTTGAAGGGTAAACAATACGGGTTTTGAGAAAACTTCCAGAGTGAGaatatttgcttttctgtgacttttaaactgttttctcttGTAACAGAAGTTCTCATTACCCTCTTCCCTGTGTTTACAGGCAGCTACCATTTAGCAGTATCTAAAATAGTaaagtaaatgttttttaaagaacacaaaCTAAAAGTAGCAAGTTGGGaagtttttaatatttacattAATGGTGACTGTTAATGGCAGGTGGAGGAAGTAAAAAAAAGGAATAGCAGCTAAGGGTTGCCTCAGCAAATTTACTGGGATTGTATGTTATTGGATTTAAACACAGGGCTCAGTTCATTGCTATTTGAAATTACAGGCTTGGGATACTCTGAGGTATCTCAAATGGCACGAGACACAAAGTTTAGGCAACAGCATGGAGCCCTGAATGTCCATTTTGATTCTGCTCTGGAAATGACTTTCCTTCTGTGCTTTGGTTGATCATTTTTCCCTTAAATTGCCAAATCTTCAGAATAGGGAAAATCTTACATGCTATACAGACTGTATTTAGCCCCATAATGTTAAATGCTAAATGAATACATGCAGTtgagggcagaaaaaaaaattatgttaccTGAGCACTTCCCTGTAGCACAGGTTTAAGACTTCCTGAGAAGGAATTCTGCTAATCCAGACAGGTGGTGTGTCACTCATGCACCTATTTCTGCTTTGAATTGATGTAGCATTAACAACTAATTTTATGCTCAGATCCTAATAAATCTTACTACATGGAATTAGTCCACTAGCAtctgatattttttaaatgtgaaagtGCTTAAATATCGAGAGTTGATTTCTTATTGTTTTGATAAGATAAATGGAATTCACACCTGTTACTAAAAATACTTTTCTAGATTTCAGCCTTTTCAGCTCTTTTCTGACTGCACTCTATCTTTTATGCACTTGAATGGGACACCAGATCTCCATGGAATTTCTCAGAAAGCTCACACCAAGCAGTGTTTTACTACCTCTTCTCAGACAGTTTGCTGGGACTGTTTCCATTCTCCTTTCCTGACTTAGCATTTAAACATACTAAAACCCATTTTACTCTAATGGGATCACTTAAGCCAGTGGTGCAGATCAGTCTTACTCCCTAACACTGTGTCACTCCCTCTGTCTTTGCAGCAGTGATGTTGTAGCCTTTTCAGGTGCTCTTGGAACAGTCATAATAATATGTGGGTTACTATTTAGACAACAAAAGTGCAAAGACTCATTCTTTTGAAAGACTCTAGCATAGATGGGATTTCAACATGTGAAATCACAATCCTCATCCTGTCTTCCTGCAGAGAAATGGCCCAGAAACAATCCAATGCAGACTATGTTCAGGTACCTAATGAAGAAACCATTCCTGCAACCACAGTTCCATCAAGCAATGCAACAAATGAATACCCTAGTGTCGATGAAACAGCAGCCTCTGGAACAGCTGAAAATGATGAGAAGCAAGAAgcggaaaaagaagaaatagccTAGAGTTTTAATACAGTTTTCCTTGTCAGCTTTGGACCCCTTTATACAAAAATTGTTGCAATTGAATTAACACAGAAGCATGACTAAATCTTAAATGGCCATTTGTATTGTGAACCACTGGGCTGGAG encodes:
- the VSIG1 gene encoding V-set and immunoglobulin domain-containing protein 1; translated protein: MWSLFSPNVKKVFAAMLKIFPVLAILTGHVGGVVVTVPEKTVNVTTGGNATLLCTYTSSGLLGNFFIQWSFYSARERQLLTHSPCHGILSMDEKSVSHCQKMVYVTDARGRCSWRHKIYYYTGGQSYSYGEFKNRITAATGPGNASITISNMQPSDTGSYTCEVFSPEADVGQSQKSVIVRVLVKPSKPFCKIEGTPEKGHLIYLLCKCEEGLPRPTYHWYKVDENTLKPVTEQLDPKTGILYIGNLTTFETGYYRCIASNVLGNSTCELDLTAKHSDSGIVAGALIGAILAAAIISIIVWVLTKKAKNKKSSSNEMQEMAQKQSNADYVQVPNEETIPATTVPSSNATNEYPSVDETAASGTAENDEKQEAEKEEIA